The Pirellulaceae bacterium DNA segment GTGGGTAATGGTTACCGCCGTGGTATTGGCGATCGGAATTATGGTGCTGTTTGCCAGTAAGGTGGGTGAATTCGTCAACAATCACCCCTCTTTGAAAATGTTAGCGTTGAGCTTCTTGATATTGATCGGCGTGATGTTGATCGCGGAAGGCGCCGGCACGCATATCAATAAAGGCTACATCTACTTTTCCATGTCGTTTGCTTTGATTGTGGAAGTATTGAATATGCGGGCACGAACCGCGCGGAAGAAAAGAGAGGCCGCTGCTGCAACGCATTAACCGCAAAGAGCCGGCTAACAACGGGATTGAGTGCAGTGGGCGGTCAGCTTCTGAGCCTTGACGTTTCGACGATTAACGCTTTTTAAGCTCGATAAGACGTCGGTAGGCAAGTTTTTTCACGGATCCGCGACTGTGACGAAAGGCGGTGCGAAAAAAAATCCGCGCGACTCCCTTTTGACCGCGGGAGAGGTTTTCGTCACCCTGGTGGATGAGTCGCAACGCTTCCTCGGAAGCTGGGTCCGTTTGTTCGCTGATGGTTGGGGCCGGGTTTCTTCTTTTTCGCTGCTTTTCCTCGGAAATGATCTGACGCTGCATCCGATCGATGCGTCGCTGCTGCTCGCCGATTGGTGCCATTTGGGGCCGGCTGGATGCCTGAGCCAAAATTGCCGTGTCGAGCTCCTGATGGTCGATGAGAGTGGTCGAAACGGAGAGCGAATGGGCGGCTATTTGGCGACTCCGGAAGCTGCGGGATGTAAAAGGGTCTGCCTGTCCGGAGCGGGCCGCTCTCACAGACGAGAAGGCCCCGGAAAGGGCTGTGCCCCGATTTGGACTGACGCCTGCCGCTCGAATGCGAATAGTCCGGTAGCTCGGTAACTGGACCAGCTGAGCCACCACGCCGTTGGGGGCGATGATTGCCAGGATCAGAACCAAAAAAGTGCGTTTCATCTTTTTCCCAAATCCGTGGAGAAAAAACGGGAGCTGCCATTCTCGTTACTTGGGCTGCCTGCTCGATTAATTTGCGATTTTTCTGGCGATAGACACCTGTCGGCCATTTTCCTAATTTATGTTCTTCGGCACGGACGGCCCACCCCATCTGTTCTGCCGGTATTGCCAGCCCGGGAGCCGGCAAGCTTTTTTCCAGCATTCAGTGACTCTTCCTTGTCGGGTATTGCTGGATGCGTCATCATCAAGCCAGATCGTTGTGGCAAAATCTATTGTGAATTACTTTTTTCTTCTCGAGGCCGACGCAAATGGGACAGGGCAACTCAAATCATGACGGATGATTCTACAACGGATTTTGCCGTGGGCCTTTCGACCCTCGCGGGACTTGGCGAGGCGGTTGACGAGGTTTGCGCGAAGATTCAGGAAAAAAAAACGACGCCTCCCGATCTGACGGTCGTCTTCGTGACGCATCATCATGCAGGAGCTTGGGATCAGTTGGCCAAATGGATTCAGGATCGGTTGAGTAGTCAATGTTTGCTCGGCTGCTCGGGTGAGTCAATCGTTGGTACCGGTCTTGAAGTGGAGGATTCCCCAGGGCTCGTCGTTTGGTGTGCTTGGCTTCCTAACGCACACCTGACCCCGTTTCGGATTCGATTTGAAAACACTTCCGAAGGTGGTGCGATCGTTGGCTGGCCTGATGCGTTGGCGAGTGACTGGCCGGATCAAGCGGTTGTGTTGATGTTGGCCGAACCATTTTCGTTTCCTGCGGACTATTTACTTGAGCGAATCAATGAGGATCGCGCTGGCGTGGCGGTGCTCGGCGGGATCGCAAGTGGTGCGGCCTCACCAGGTGGGAATCGTTTGTTTTTTGGTGGTGAGTATGTGTCCGATGGTGCGGTTGGCGTCGTTTTTGACAAATCAGTCTCCGTTGCCAGTGTGGTGTCCCAAGGATGTCGACCGATCGGCGATCCAATGGTGATTACCAAAGCGGAAAGAAATGTGATTCATGAACTTGGTGGGAGTTCTGCGTTGGATCAGCTCCAGGGGCTTTTCAATCGTCTGCCGACCCATGAACAACTGCTGCTGCAAAACGGCCTTCATATTGGTCGAGTGGTTACGGAGTATCAGGATCGATTTGAACCCGGCGATTTCCTGATTCGAAATGTTTTGGCCCTCGATCGAGAAACGGGTTCTATGACGGTTGCCGATTTTGTGCGAGCTGGTCAGACCATCCAATTTCACGTTCGCGACGAGTTAACTGCTCATCAGGATCTGGAAATTTTGCTGAAACGGAAATACAAATCGTTTCCTCCACAGGCGGCGCTATTGTTTACCTGTAATGGTCGGGGCAGTCGGATGTTTTCTGATCCGAACCATGATGCACAAACGATTGCCAACGAATTGGGGGGAATTCCGTTAGCCGGCTTTTTCGCTCAAGGGGAAATGGGTCCGGTGGCCGGTAAAACGTACCTCCATGGGTTTACTGCCAGTCTGGCTTTGTTTCGATGAAGGATTGGTTATGAATGTTGCAAAGGAGAAACCAAGCGAAGAATCTCCGGACCGACGTGGGAAATCTCGACGCGGATTACGCATCCTAGCTATTGCTGCAATTATCCTCGTGGTGTTCGTGGTCGGGATGCCTTCAATCGTGGGGAACACGCATGTTCTCAACGCGTTGCTGAAGAGCGGGTTATCGGAAAACGAAATCGAAGGACGTATTGGATCTGCTCGCTTCGGCTGGTTTACTTCGGCGAGGTTGCGTGATATTCGGTTCACTGATCAGCAGCAGCGTTGGACGATCACCGCGAATGAGGCCTCGACAGAACTTTCATTGTGGCAGCTCATTTGGTCCGGAGGCCAACTTGGGGAGTTTCGTATTCAAGGGCCCACGGTGTTGATCGACGCCAGTCGACCGTGGCCGGCGCTGGGGTCGGATGAAGCGACTGATGATGGGGCAGCCAGCGGATTCGGAGCCGATGGAAGGCTTCGAATTCGTATTGAGAATGGCAATGTGTTGGTACGGACCTCTGCTGATTCAACACCTGCTGAGTTTCTCAGAAATCTGAATATTACCGTTGACTATCAGCAGCAGCAGCAGGATCGGCTGCTGGTGGTGGAGCCTGGTCGACCGATTGAAGAAGCCAATTTGACGAAAGAAATGTGTGATTTGGGCATCAAGTATGTGGTACCCATCCTAGCCGACGTTACCTGGGTGCGAGGTTCGATGTCGCTGCAATTAGAGGAGTGTCGGATTCCTCTGCACCGACCCCAAGAAGCGTTTGTCAAAGGGCATTTAGAGATTCGTGCTGTGGAGTCCGGGCTACAAGAATCTTTGGCGGGACAAATTACTCAAATCGTATCGCAGCTTGGAGTCGAGGAGATTCCGGATGCGGTGAGACTGGCTCAGGATTCGATCGTGAAGTTTCAGGTGGCAGATGGACGAGTGACGCATCAGGATCTCGCCTTTGGTTTGCCGGGATTATCCCCACACCTCGTGGTCACAACAGCTGGGTCGGTCGGCATGGATTCCACCTTGGACTTGATCGCCACGCTTCCACCCGTCGGGGAATGGATGGGAGAAGGACTTCTGGGGCAGGTGATGCGTACGAATCGTTTGACGCTTCCTGTTACGGGCACGCTTGAGAAACCGAAAGTGTCTTTGGCGGGCCACCAACAAATCGTTGGCTCACTTTTGGAACAGGTGGCACCCGGGCTGGCAGGTGAACAGTCGGTCTCACCGGAAACCGTTGACGAAACATTAAATCAGGTGGGTGAGGCGGTCGGTGACCTGCTCGGTGTGCTACGCGAACGACGTGAACAGCGACGTGAGAGTCGAGCGGCAGAAGCAGCAGGGGATCAGCAAACTGGAAGCGATTTGGAGCCTGCGGAATCCGAGCTGTTGCCAGGGATTCTGGATCGCATCCGGGAGCGTCGACGTCCGCAACGGTAAACGGCTCGATCACCGCTTAAAGGCATCTCGTTCTTCTGACCGGTCTATTGGAACAAATTCAGAAAGTTGAGCGGGCCCTTTTCCCGTTTTGGTTCCTGGATCTCAACTTGGGCAAAACCGGTGACGCGGGATTCGCCTAAGGTTAACCTTGCGTCCAGGCCACGGAACCAACTCAGAATCGGTGAGACGAAGCTCGGCTCGACTGATTCGCCTTCAGTAAGACGTTCGGGCCAACGTGTTGACGACCAGTAGTCGACTCCTGTCGCATCGCGAACTCGGTCGTATTCGCCGCCTAAGGCGCAAATCAAATGAACGCCTAGGACGGATTCGGCTGCTTCGCGTGCTTCATTGGGTGGGACGCCGAATTGTTGGGATACGGTGTGCAAGAGTCGAGTGTTGCCAATCGAGGCTTGGTAGGCACGCTGGAAATCGAGCGCGGCGATCCAATTCTTCAGTTTCGATTGGGTGAGGTCATCGACGTGTATTCGTAACTGCGCTTCATGTTTGTCAGTCGCGAATGATAGTTCGGGCATCTCTGCTGTCAGGATAGTGCGACGGAAGGCGAACATCGAGAATTTTTTCCCCTCGGTTTTTTGCCACACTCCAAAGGGCAGCCGAGTCAAACCGTCTTGATCAGGTAACGGTGTGTTTCCCAACGGTAACGCTTGTAGGAATCCAATGGTTGGATGACTTCCCAGGTAAGCCGGAGCAGTCCGTATGATTTGCATGGCTCGCAATCTTCGCAAACCGGCAAATTTCACGGGTACATCCTTGTCCTGCATGCCAAAGAATATCTGATGACTGTTGATATCCGGTCGAAAAGCCCCACCTTGGAGCGATGCTTGGATCGTGATCGCATCTTGCCGTGATTGTTTGACGACCGATTTGGTCGGTGGACCAATGACCGAAGTAACGCGAGGATAATCATCGCGTTCAAAAGGCGCCATCTCCGCATCAATGACGAGCTGCTCTCGTCCGTTCTTAAGCGGTTTGCGGCGAAGTACCATTACCATGGGCGCGATGTTTTTCCAGGTTGACTTGTGACGGTCTGATAAATTCTGGTAGACGCGAACCTCTTCTGTGGTGACTTTTTCCAAGGGCACGTCTGGAATAGGGAGGAATGTGCCCCGAGCACCCCGCAAGGAATCAACCAATTGGTCGGCGTGTCCCTCAATTCGACTCTCGTCAGGCCGCTCGCCAAAATGAGCCGGCAGCAATCCCGTGAAGCGAAGATCTTCAATTGATTCGTGTGGGAGCTGTTCGTGGCTGGCGGCCAACTTGGCCATCCTTACTAATTCAAGTTGGACATCGGCATTGAGTCGACGCCGTAGTTCGATTTGGTAGTGGGGAGAAACGAGATTGTGGAAAAAACTCGGCGGGACATAAGCAAACAAAGTGGCCTTTTCGGAAGCTGGATGATGAGAGCGAGCGAGTAAGAAGGCGGCAGTCTCACCTAAAGATGCTCGTTTTCCTGCTTGGGTCTCAATGAATTCCTGGACGAGTTTCCGAGTGTTTGTGACCAAGTGGTAGTTGCCAATCGAAATATAAAATGATCGCAATCGATTGTCGGGCGTTGTCGCGATCGACACCGTGTGGTTGTCGATCTTGATATTCTTGATTGTCGCATTACTGTTGCGGCGCTTTTGAACCGCATTGCTTCGTTGTTTGATTAACTCGGCTTCCAGTACCTGCCGACTGCGAGATTCAAACAGCACGCCAATTGAGGCGCCTTCGCGTAAGTAGGTGTCATGCCCAATCATTGCGATGTCAGATATCAATTGTGGCCCGAGTATCGTGGCGAGACTGCTTTCCTTTAATCCCAGTTGGTCCTGAATCCGTTCGGCAGAACTTGAGTCCTGACCACGTAACGTTAAGGTGCGTTTTACACTGCCGCCATTCTGTTCAAGAAACTCTTTCATCCAAAGATAGTTTTTGAAATTACCATAACGGATGTAAAAGCAATCTTGAGGAACACGTAATGCGATGGGCTCAACCTTGGTCTCCGAGTCGCGACCGACGGATTGGAGCTTGGTTGCGTGGGACGCGGCCCAGTCAATCTTGGCCGGCAGTTTTTGATCGGCCCTTGTTCCGACGAGGGTCGGCTTCATCAGTG contains these protein-coding regions:
- a CDS encoding FIST N-terminal domain-containing protein, with translation MTDDSTTDFAVGLSTLAGLGEAVDEVCAKIQEKKTTPPDLTVVFVTHHHAGAWDQLAKWIQDRLSSQCLLGCSGESIVGTGLEVEDSPGLVVWCAWLPNAHLTPFRIRFENTSEGGAIVGWPDALASDWPDQAVVLMLAEPFSFPADYLLERINEDRAGVAVLGGIASGAASPGGNRLFFGGEYVSDGAVGVVFDKSVSVASVVSQGCRPIGDPMVITKAERNVIHELGGSSALDQLQGLFNRLPTHEQLLLQNGLHIGRVVTEYQDRFEPGDFLIRNVLALDRETGSMTVADFVRAGQTIQFHVRDELTAHQDLEILLKRKYKSFPPQAALLFTCNGRGSRMFSDPNHDAQTIANELGGIPLAGFFAQGEMGPVAGKTYLHGFTASLALFR